One part of the Ralstonia pickettii genome encodes these proteins:
- a CDS encoding c-type cytochrome, with amino-acid sequence MSDAQHDEHEPLIKTPKQLIIAVIAAFAVPILIIILLANYVGLGAREGAGGSGMSEEAVNDRIKPVAQLELKDPNAPRVFKTGEQLYKEVCATCHAAGVAGAPKFGDAASWGPRLPQGLDGLTKVALAGKGGMPARGGTSPDDVSDYEIERAIVYMANSAGGKLQEPAAPAGAGAAPAQAAAPDASAPAAAQAPAAAAPAPAAAPVAPAAAAAPQASAGEVGKKVYDSTCQMCHAAGVAGAPKFGDKAAWAPRIAQGKAKLYDSALHGKGAMPPKGTYAGSDDDVKAAVDYMAAAAK; translated from the coding sequence ATGAGCGACGCGCAACACGACGAACACGAGCCTCTGATCAAGACCCCCAAGCAGCTGATCATCGCGGTCATCGCCGCCTTTGCCGTTCCCATCCTCATCATCATCCTGCTGGCCAATTACGTTGGCCTGGGCGCCCGGGAAGGCGCAGGCGGTTCCGGCATGTCGGAAGAGGCCGTCAACGATCGCATCAAGCCCGTTGCACAACTCGAACTGAAAGACCCGAACGCACCGCGCGTTTTCAAGACTGGCGAGCAGCTCTACAAGGAAGTCTGCGCGACCTGCCACGCTGCAGGCGTGGCCGGCGCGCCGAAATTTGGCGATGCGGCAAGCTGGGGTCCGCGGCTGCCGCAGGGCCTGGATGGCCTGACGAAGGTGGCGCTGGCCGGCAAGGGGGGCATGCCCGCACGCGGCGGCACGTCGCCCGATGATGTGAGCGACTACGAAATCGAGCGTGCCATCGTCTACATGGCCAACTCGGCCGGTGGCAAGCTGCAGGAACCGGCCGCCCCGGCAGGCGCGGGCGCAGCACCGGCTCAGGCAGCGGCGCCGGATGCATCCGCACCGGCGGCAGCACAGGCTCCGGCCGCTGCTGCGCCGGCACCGGCAGCAGCACCGGTCGCGCCGGCTGCAGCCGCCGCACCGCAAGCCTCGGCGGGCGAAGTTGGCAAGAAGGTCTACGATTCGACGTGCCAGATGTGCCACGCCGCCGGTGTGGCTGGCGCGCCGAAGTTTGGCGACAAGGCCGCCTGGGCGCCGCGGATTGCCCAAGGCAAGGCCAAGTTGTATGACTCGGCGCTGCACGGCAAGGGCGCGATGCCGCCCAAGGGCACTTACGCCGGCTCTGACGACGATGTGAAAGCCGCCGTCGACTACATGGCCGCTGCTGCCAAGTAA
- a CDS encoding LmeA family phospholipid-binding protein — MIAHAFALAAVMLRLALVTLGLTGLLASALARAAEPPMANAQRKELTTVRQQWAQRCDPSSGAPNASGPAVARDSGTAPPVVQMRDVDFRITGDIGFHVHQLTAQLVPHKPGQPVDMDDPGQFDIRILGGEVTVPKESLDALFNRYLLDYSPRSLNALSLTPGDGVLDVSGGLKLRNHFPGVWLPFGMRGTLALKESRFLVYTPTEARVMGIQTLALLKRTGLELSQLAPLNRTGAKLDGNDMVLDQYTVFPPPRLVGQMKTARVTPDGLVLGFGPAPAMCAPAPTDAASRIWIQSGDLKMYNVLVANSRILVTDTSTRGPLRFDLYHYREAAARGTTRMDADGTLRVDLAPAAAVQ, encoded by the coding sequence ATGATCGCCCACGCCTTCGCTCTCGCTGCCGTGATGCTGCGCCTGGCGCTGGTGACGCTTGGCCTGACCGGGCTGCTCGCCAGCGCACTCGCCCGCGCCGCCGAGCCGCCGATGGCCAACGCCCAACGCAAGGAGTTGACGACGGTACGCCAGCAATGGGCGCAGCGCTGCGATCCGTCCTCCGGCGCGCCCAATGCCAGCGGCCCCGCCGTCGCGCGTGACTCCGGCACCGCACCGCCCGTCGTGCAGATGCGCGATGTGGACTTCCGCATCACCGGCGACATCGGTTTCCACGTGCATCAACTGACCGCGCAGCTCGTGCCACACAAGCCGGGGCAGCCCGTCGACATGGACGACCCGGGGCAGTTCGACATCCGCATCCTCGGCGGCGAAGTGACGGTGCCCAAGGAGTCGCTCGACGCGCTGTTCAACCGGTATCTGCTCGACTATTCGCCGCGCTCGCTCAATGCGCTGTCGCTCACGCCCGGCGACGGCGTGCTAGACGTGTCGGGGGGGCTGAAGCTTCGCAACCATTTTCCCGGCGTGTGGCTGCCGTTCGGCATGCGCGGCACATTGGCGCTCAAGGAATCGCGCTTTCTCGTCTACACGCCCACCGAGGCACGCGTGATGGGCATCCAGACGCTGGCGCTGCTCAAGAGGACGGGGCTGGAGCTGTCGCAGCTTGCGCCGCTAAATCGCACCGGCGCCAAGCTGGATGGCAACGACATGGTGCTGGACCAATACACGGTCTTCCCGCCGCCGCGCCTGGTCGGTCAGATGAAGACGGCGCGTGTTACGCCGGACGGGCTGGTACTCGGGTTCGGCCCCGCGCCCGCCATGTGTGCGCCGGCGCCAACCGACGCCGCGAGCCGCATCTGGATCCAGTCCGGAGACCTGAAGATGTACAACGTGCTGGTCGCCAACAGCCGCATTCTCGTGACCGATACATCAACACGCGGGCCGCTGCGCTTCGACCTGTACCACTACCGCGAGGCCGCCGCGCGCGGCACCACGCGCATGGACGCGGACGGCACGCTGCGCGTCGACCTTGCGCCGGCGGCGGCCGTTCAGTAA
- a CDS encoding surface-adhesin E family protein → MRTERTTLIYWVAAALAMGGSTAMAADNWVKLAPLANNSGSLYLDKDSIERNADGTVRATTRDAYDAPRKLSDGKAYQYDTRTSVYDCKEGRILPVSALIQDSQHGTVLTKTIDGPRWEAVVPRSEGEAILRAVCQK, encoded by the coding sequence ATGCGAACGGAACGAACGACGCTGATCTACTGGGTGGCGGCTGCGCTGGCAATGGGTGGCTCGACAGCCATGGCGGCCGACAACTGGGTCAAGCTGGCCCCGCTGGCGAACAACAGCGGCTCGCTCTATCTGGACAAAGACTCCATCGAGCGCAACGCGGATGGCACCGTGCGCGCCACCACGCGCGACGCCTATGACGCGCCGCGCAAGCTGTCGGACGGCAAGGCGTATCAATACGATACGCGCACGTCCGTCTACGACTGCAAGGAGGGGCGAATCCTGCCGGTCAGTGCGCTGATCCAGGACAGCCAGCACGGCACGGTGCTCACCAAGACCATCGACGGCCCGCGCTGGGAGGCCGTCGTGCCGCGCTCAGAGGGGGAGGCGATCCTGCGCGCCGTGTGCCAAAAGTAG
- a CDS encoding alpha/beta fold hydrolase translates to MDTATTGELFASPPRANLLNVARAMLRPGRIGLRSIGRDVLIARYAKPQSRYLPLMGTRVHYTDEGAANSEGTLLLIHGFGASLHTWDGVLPQLTRRYRVIRLDLPPFGITGPLRDAQGRPRTMELPLYRDFIDAFVDTLGLSKLTLIGNSLGGMVSWDFAVRHPGRVEKLVLIDSAGFPMKLPIYIDLFNHIGVRMTSPWMLPEGIIRAATRDVYGDPSRVSEPTLRRYADFFYADGARQAIGKMVPKFRFDDVDTSGLASIRVPTLILWGQRDRWIPPAHAGEFARRIPGATLRMYPALGHIPMEEDPVRVGTDLCAFLDQGRASTRLSETTFQENRP, encoded by the coding sequence ATGGACACGGCCACCACCGGCGAACTGTTCGCCAGCCCCCCGCGCGCGAATCTGCTCAATGTCGCCCGCGCGATGCTGCGTCCCGGCCGCATCGGCCTGCGCAGCATCGGGCGCGACGTGCTGATCGCGCGCTACGCCAAGCCGCAATCGCGCTACCTGCCACTGATGGGCACGCGCGTGCATTACACCGATGAAGGTGCCGCCAATTCCGAAGGCACGTTGCTGTTGATCCACGGCTTTGGCGCATCGCTGCACACGTGGGATGGCGTGCTGCCGCAGCTCACGCGGCGCTACCGCGTGATCCGGCTCGACCTGCCGCCGTTCGGCATCACCGGCCCACTGCGCGACGCTCAGGGCCGCCCGCGCACGATGGAGCTGCCGCTGTATCGCGACTTCATCGACGCGTTTGTCGACACGCTGGGCTTGTCGAAGCTCACGCTGATCGGCAACTCGCTCGGCGGCATGGTGTCGTGGGACTTTGCCGTGCGGCACCCGGGCCGCGTCGAGAAGCTCGTGTTGATCGACTCCGCCGGCTTCCCGATGAAGCTGCCGATCTACATCGATCTGTTCAATCACATTGGCGTGCGGATGACGTCGCCGTGGATGCTGCCCGAGGGAATCATCCGCGCCGCCACGCGTGATGTGTATGGCGACCCGTCGCGCGTGTCCGAACCCACGCTGCGCCGCTACGCCGATTTCTTCTATGCCGACGGTGCACGACAGGCCATCGGCAAGATGGTGCCGAAGTTCCGCTTTGACGATGTCGATACCAGCGGGCTGGCCTCGATCCGAGTGCCCACGCTCATCCTCTGGGGCCAGCGCGACCGGTGGATCCCGCCCGCGCATGCCGGCGAATTCGCCCGCCGCATTCCCGGCGCCACGCTGCGCATGTATCCGGCGCTCGGCCATATCCCGATGGAGGAAGACCCCGTACGCGTGGGGACCGACCTCTGTGCATTCCTCGATCAGGGGCGCGCATCGACGCGCCTTTCAGAAACCACATTCCAGGAGAACCGCCCATGA
- a CDS encoding SDR family NAD(P)-dependent oxidoreductase, with the protein MKSFNNQVAAITGAASGMGRSLALQLAREGCHLALADRNEAALAQTLQLVRAHEGDRIRVTTHAVDVADRAAVYRWAEEAAAAHGKVNLIFNNAGVALSSTIEGMEDDELAWIMNINFWGVVHGTKAFLPLLKATGNGHIINTSSIFGIFAQPGMGAYNASKYAVRGYTEALRQELDLMDCGVSATCVHPGGIKTNIAKSSRVSPSMNGFLVRDEQQGKAEFEKFFITSADKAAQVILDGVRKNKRRVLIGPDAHAADVMARVLPAAYQALVVREARRTRKKALRDDTAPATARAK; encoded by the coding sequence ATGAAGTCATTCAATAATCAGGTTGCCGCCATTACGGGTGCCGCGTCGGGCATGGGCCGATCGCTGGCGCTGCAGTTGGCCCGCGAAGGCTGCCACCTCGCGCTGGCCGATCGCAATGAAGCGGCGCTCGCGCAGACGCTGCAACTGGTGCGCGCGCATGAAGGCGACCGGATCCGCGTGACCACGCACGCCGTGGACGTAGCCGACCGCGCCGCCGTGTACCGCTGGGCCGAGGAAGCGGCCGCTGCGCACGGCAAGGTCAACCTGATCTTCAACAACGCGGGCGTGGCGCTGTCCAGCACGATCGAAGGCATGGAAGACGACGAGCTGGCCTGGATCATGAACATCAACTTCTGGGGCGTCGTGCACGGTACCAAGGCGTTCCTGCCGCTGCTCAAGGCAACGGGCAACGGCCACATCATCAATACGTCGAGCATCTTCGGCATCTTCGCGCAGCCGGGCATGGGCGCGTACAACGCCAGCAAGTACGCCGTACGCGGCTACACCGAAGCGCTGCGCCAGGAACTCGATCTGATGGACTGCGGCGTGTCGGCCACGTGTGTCCACCCGGGCGGCATCAAGACCAATATTGCCAAGTCGAGCCGCGTCTCGCCGAGCATGAACGGCTTTCTGGTGCGCGACGAACAGCAGGGCAAGGCCGAGTTCGAGAAGTTCTTCATCACCTCGGCAGACAAGGCCGCGCAGGTGATTCTGGATGGCGTGCGCAAGAACAAGCGCCGCGTGCTGATCGGCCCCGACGCGCACGCTGCAGACGTGATGGCCCGCGTGCTGCCTGCCGCGTATCAGGCGCTGGTCGTGCGCGAAGCCCGCCGCACGCGCAAGAAGGCACTGCGCGACGATACGGCGCCGGCCACCGCGCGCGCCAAGTAG
- a CDS encoding MerR family transcriptional regulator codes for MPARKPTGDAGPPATPPAREFTIDELARAAETTVRNVRSYQDRGLIDPPERRGRVGIYTQAHLGRLKLINHLLGRGYTLSNIQELLKAIVEGHDLRSILGLESAIASPWSDESPKHYSLLALAKLFGRAMSRQALARAISLGLLEPDGLGYLARSPKALLAGAQMAKAGFPLVEVLDIIERARPHTQAVADDLVSMVVRELDKYGSDLPPVEDVPRLVDVIWRIRPLALVAVEAELMRALETAANKYLGDRVAQVIEHMHEPPGSAPGPDKG; via the coding sequence ATGCCTGCCCGCAAACCAACCGGCGACGCCGGTCCGCCTGCCACTCCGCCCGCCCGCGAGTTCACCATCGATGAACTGGCGCGCGCGGCTGAAACCACTGTCCGCAACGTCCGCTCGTATCAGGACCGCGGCCTGATCGATCCGCCCGAGCGGCGCGGCCGCGTGGGCATCTACACGCAGGCGCATCTGGGGCGGCTTAAGCTCATCAATCATCTGCTCGGGCGCGGCTACACGCTCTCCAACATCCAGGAGCTGCTCAAGGCCATCGTCGAGGGCCATGACCTGCGCTCCATCCTCGGGCTCGAATCGGCCATCGCGAGCCCCTGGTCGGACGAGTCGCCCAAGCACTACTCGCTCCTGGCGCTTGCCAAGCTGTTTGGCCGTGCCATGTCGCGTCAGGCGCTGGCGCGGGCCATCTCGCTCGGCCTGCTTGAGCCCGATGGCCTCGGCTATCTGGCGCGCAGCCCGAAGGCGCTGCTGGCCGGCGCGCAGATGGCAAAGGCCGGTTTCCCGCTTGTTGAAGTGCTCGACATCATCGAGCGTGCCCGGCCGCATACGCAGGCGGTGGCCGACGATCTTGTCTCCATGGTCGTGCGCGAACTCGACAAGTACGGCAGCGATCTGCCGCCGGTCGAAGACGTGCCGCGTCTGGTCGACGTGATCTGGCGCATCCGTCCGCTGGCGCTGGTGGCAGTCGAAGCCGAGCTGATGCGCGCACTTGAGACGGCCGCCAACAAATACCTGGGCGACCGCGTGGCGCAGGTCATCGAGCACATGCACGAACCGCCGGGCAGCGCGCCCGGGCCGGACAAAGGTTAG
- a CDS encoding flavin-containing monooxygenase has translation MNARTDFPRADASAPTSHSPDAPPLIDAAIIGTGFAGLGMAIQLKQHGIDNFLVFEKAGSVGGTWRDNHYPGCACDVQSHLYSFSFAPNPDWSRMYSPQPEIRAYLERCTDEFGVRPHVRFHHELARAAFDDAAGVWNLEMADGRRYRARTLISGMGGLSRPAWPNIPGIETFQGKAFHSQLWEHDYDLRGKRVAVIGTGASAIQFVPQIAPKVGRLDLYQRTPPWILPKPDRKVSRAEHWLFRHLPFTQKLMRTGIYWMLESRVLGFVIHPKLMKAVERMARGHIKRRIADPVLREKVTPNYTIGCKRILISNDYYPALTRDNVDVITSGIARVEPNAIVTTDGTRREVDCLIFGTGFHATDPFPRGVLLGSQGVDIVDAWDKHGAEAYLGTTVSGFPNFFMVVGPNTGLGHSSMVFMIESQVAYIVDALKSMRAHNVAAIDVRPDVQRRFNDGIQKRLSNAIWSAGGCVSWYLDPKTGKNTTLWPGFTWQFRRATAHFRLADYRTRPMAVPKGVPLRVPARTVPAAQNTPNEEALDRA, from the coding sequence GTGAACGCACGGACCGATTTCCCGCGTGCCGACGCTTCTGCGCCGACCTCGCACAGCCCCGACGCCCCGCCCCTGATCGATGCCGCCATCATCGGGACGGGCTTTGCCGGCCTGGGCATGGCGATCCAGCTCAAGCAGCACGGCATCGACAACTTCCTCGTTTTTGAAAAGGCGGGCTCCGTTGGGGGCACGTGGCGCGACAACCATTACCCCGGCTGCGCGTGCGATGTGCAATCGCACCTGTACTCGTTTTCGTTTGCGCCCAATCCGGACTGGTCGCGCATGTATTCGCCGCAGCCGGAAATCCGCGCGTATCTGGAGCGCTGCACCGATGAATTTGGCGTGCGCCCGCATGTGCGCTTCCATCACGAACTGGCGCGCGCGGCATTCGACGATGCTGCAGGCGTGTGGAACCTGGAGATGGCCGACGGCCGCCGCTACCGCGCCCGCACGCTGATCTCCGGCATGGGCGGCCTGAGCCGTCCGGCCTGGCCGAACATTCCCGGCATCGAAACCTTCCAGGGCAAGGCCTTCCACTCGCAGCTCTGGGAACACGATTACGACCTGCGCGGCAAGCGCGTCGCCGTGATCGGCACGGGTGCGTCGGCCATCCAGTTCGTGCCGCAGATTGCGCCGAAGGTCGGCCGCCTCGACCTGTATCAGCGCACGCCGCCGTGGATCCTGCCAAAGCCCGACCGCAAGGTGTCGCGCGCGGAGCATTGGCTGTTCCGCCACCTGCCGTTCACGCAAAAGCTGATGCGCACGGGCATCTATTGGATGCTGGAATCGCGCGTGCTCGGCTTCGTGATCCATCCGAAGTTAATGAAAGCAGTGGAACGCATGGCACGCGGCCACATCAAGCGCCGCATTGCAGACCCGGTGCTGCGCGAGAAGGTCACGCCCAACTACACCATCGGCTGCAAGCGCATCCTGATCTCGAACGACTATTACCCGGCGCTCACGCGCGACAACGTCGACGTCATCACCTCAGGCATCGCACGCGTGGAGCCCAACGCCATCGTCACCACCGACGGTACGCGGCGCGAAGTCGATTGCCTGATCTTCGGCACCGGCTTTCACGCAACGGACCCGTTCCCGCGCGGCGTGCTGCTTGGCAGCCAGGGCGTGGACATTGTCGATGCGTGGGACAAGCACGGCGCGGAGGCGTACCTGGGCACGACCGTGTCGGGTTTCCCGAATTTCTTCATGGTGGTGGGCCCGAACACGGGGCTCGGCCACTCGTCGATGGTGTTCATGATCGAGTCGCAGGTGGCGTACATCGTCGATGCGTTGAAGTCGATGCGTGCGCACAACGTGGCCGCCATCGACGTACGCCCCGACGTGCAGCGCCGCTTCAACGACGGCATCCAGAAGCGGCTGTCGAATGCAATCTGGTCTGCCGGCGGCTGCGTGAGCTGGTACCTCGATCCGAAGACCGGCAAGAACACGACGCTGTGGCCGGGATTCACGTGGCAGTTCCGTCGCGCCACCGCGCATTTCCGCCTGGCGGATTACCGCACGCGCCCGATGGCCGTGCCGAAGGGTGTGCCGCTGCGCGTACCTGCCCGCACGGTGCCCGCCGCTCAGAACACCCCTAACGAAGAAGCGCTCGACCGCGCCTGA
- a CDS encoding metal-dependent hydrolase, with amino-acid sequence MMPVRRDVHPHLPADRISNWHERGPHVTHFLNALSIFFPTGERFFMDSVRNYRHLVTDPELKQAVAGFIGQEAMHTREHVLYNDLLDRAGLPATRIDRFIGKFLNVLRKYTPKSHQLAVTVALEHYTAMLAGQVLSHEDGLGRNSEPGYRQVWLWHAMEETEHKAVSYDVWNLAIKPGVGRYLTRTLTMLVTTVTFWAMVFYVHLRLIFADRTVKHKFLGLGKAFHFLWIHPAPLRKIIPEFFDFFRPSFHPWDEDNRDALERLPKLISEIEAYAAANGEAPSPSIRRKLSTAGAAGS; translated from the coding sequence ATGATGCCAGTCCGTCGCGACGTGCATCCTCACCTGCCGGCTGATCGCATCAGCAACTGGCACGAGCGAGGCCCGCACGTGACCCACTTCCTGAACGCGCTGTCGATCTTCTTCCCGACCGGCGAGCGCTTCTTCATGGACAGCGTGCGCAACTACCGCCATCTGGTGACCGACCCCGAACTGAAGCAAGCCGTGGCCGGCTTCATCGGGCAGGAAGCCATGCACACGCGCGAACACGTGCTGTACAACGACCTGCTCGATCGCGCCGGCCTGCCTGCCACGCGCATCGACCGGTTTATTGGCAAGTTCCTGAACGTGCTGCGCAAGTACACGCCCAAGTCGCACCAGTTGGCCGTGACCGTGGCGCTCGAGCACTACACCGCCATGCTGGCCGGCCAGGTGCTTTCACATGAAGATGGCCTGGGCCGCAATTCGGAACCCGGCTATCGCCAGGTCTGGCTGTGGCACGCCATGGAAGAGACCGAGCACAAGGCCGTCAGTTACGACGTATGGAACCTGGCCATCAAGCCGGGCGTCGGCCGATACCTCACGCGCACGCTGACGATGTTGGTGACGACCGTTACCTTCTGGGCGATGGTGTTCTACGTGCACTTGCGGCTGATCTTTGCGGATCGCACCGTCAAGCACAAATTCCTCGGCCTCGGTAAGGCGTTCCATTTCCTGTGGATTCACCCGGCGCCGCTGCGCAAGATCATCCCGGAATTCTTCGACTTTTTCCGGCCCTCATTCCACCCTTGGGATGAAGACAACCGTGACGCACTTGAACGCCTACCCAAGCTGATCTCGGAAATTGAAGCGTACGCCGCTGCAAACGGCGAAGCGCCGTCGCCGTCGATCCGCCGCAAGCTGTCGACGGCGGGCGCGGCCGGATCTTGA